In one uncultured Devosia sp. genomic region, the following are encoded:
- a CDS encoding YkvA family protein: MIKMLLPRLILFRKEVVQLWRAFWAPETPLYLKAATLFAAFYLVNPLDIIPDVIPVLGWVDDVVLVPLMVSWIVSRLPVPAKAYAGKYGKTVDGKARRM; encoded by the coding sequence ATGATCAAGATGCTCCTCCCCCGGCTCATTCTGTTCCGTAAGGAAGTTGTCCAGCTCTGGCGCGCCTTCTGGGCGCCTGAGACCCCGCTCTATCTCAAGGCGGCGACGCTGTTTGCCGCCTTCTATCTGGTCAATCCGCTCGACATCATCCCCGATGTCATCCCGGTTCTGGGCTGGGTGGATGACGTCGTGCTGGTGCCGCTGATGGTCAGCTGGATCGTCTCGCGCCTGCCGGTGCCCGCCAAGGCCTATGCCGGCAAATATGGCAAGACCGTCGACGGCAAGGCCCGCCGCATGTAG
- the hisC gene encoding histidinol-phosphate transaminase produces the protein MSDAPIRPVPQPGILDIAPYLPGKSGAPGSQSVKLSANESPLGASPKAMEAFRAAAAQLDIYPEGSSRVLREALGEVHGLDPNLIVCGNGSDDLLHLLGQTYLGEGDEAVMNRYGFSVYPIITRATGAEIVMVDEDDYTADVDALLAAVTPRTKVVWLANPNNPTGTYLPDAEVRRLHAGLREDILLVIDNAYAEYVTAEDFIVGADLVREAQNVVMVRTFSKMGLAAARIGWMFGPEHVVDAINRIRGPFNVNLPAQMAGAAAARDSEFNERLKAHNAQWRDWISAELDASNHFRVIPSQANFVMVLFPDAEHAALAFETLRERGLIVREIGPSYGIADGLRISIGSEQAMRGVAGILKALVKVA, from the coding sequence ATGTCAGACGCTCCCATTCGCCCCGTTCCCCAGCCCGGCATTCTCGATATCGCGCCTTACCTGCCCGGCAAGTCCGGCGCGCCGGGCAGCCAGTCGGTAAAGCTCTCCGCCAATGAAAGCCCGCTGGGCGCCAGCCCCAAGGCGATGGAAGCTTTTCGCGCTGCCGCAGCACAGCTCGACATCTATCCCGAGGGTTCGAGCCGCGTGCTGCGCGAAGCGCTAGGCGAGGTGCATGGCCTCGATCCAAACCTGATCGTCTGCGGCAACGGTTCGGACGACCTGCTGCATCTGCTGGGCCAGACCTATCTGGGCGAAGGCGACGAGGCGGTGATGAACCGCTACGGTTTCTCGGTCTATCCGATCATTACCCGGGCAACCGGTGCCGAAATCGTCATGGTCGACGAGGACGATTATACCGCCGATGTCGATGCCCTGCTGGCCGCGGTAACGCCCCGGACCAAGGTGGTCTGGCTGGCCAATCCGAACAATCCCACCGGGACCTATCTGCCCGACGCCGAAGTGCGGCGCCTTCATGCTGGCCTGCGCGAGGACATCCTGCTCGTCATCGACAATGCCTATGCCGAATATGTCACCGCCGAGGATTTCATCGTCGGCGCCGACCTCGTGCGCGAGGCGCAGAACGTCGTCATGGTCCGCACTTTCTCCAAGATGGGCCTGGCTGCAGCGCGCATCGGCTGGATGTTCGGCCCAGAGCATGTAGTGGACGCCATCAACCGCATTCGTGGCCCCTTCAACGTCAACCTGCCCGCACAGATGGCTGGCGCGGCCGCCGCGCGCGACAGTGAGTTCAACGAGCGCCTCAAGGCGCATAACGCGCAATGGCGCGACTGGATCAGCGCCGAGCTGGATGCATCGAACCATTTCCGCGTCATCCCGAGCCAAGCCAATTTCGTCATGGTGCTGTTTCCCGATGCGGAACACGCCGCGCTCGCTTTCGAGACCTTGCGCGAGCGCGGGTTGATCGTGCGCGAGATCGGTCCCTCCTACGGCATCGCCGATGGCCTGCGCATTTCCATCGGTTCGGAACAGGCGATGCGCGGCGTCGCCGGCATTCTCAAGGCATTGGTCAAGGTCGCATGA
- a CDS encoding prephenate/arogenate dehydrogenase family protein, with the protein MTAHFRKLALIGIGLIGSSIALAARRQGLVEVISIATRKQETLDEARDLNLGDIYTIDAAEAVRGADLVIICTPVGAYQGVMEAIAPALEPGAILSDVGSVKKHVVGIMAPMVPKGVSLIPGHPIAGTEHSGPSAGFPELFAGRWCVLTPDANVDPAQTEKLASFWRAMGSQVESMDAAHHDMVLAITSHIPHLVAYNIVGTVADLETATQSEVIKFSASGFRDFTRIAASDPVMWRDIFLTNRDAVLEMLGRFSEDLSSLQRSVRMGDGEALEAMFTRTRAIRRSIISAGQETAAPDFGRPHESPPAPEARLVREHGGGEDS; encoded by the coding sequence ATGACAGCTCACTTCCGCAAACTCGCCCTGATCGGCATCGGCCTGATCGGCTCATCCATTGCTCTCGCCGCCCGGCGCCAGGGCCTGGTGGAAGTCATCTCCATCGCCACGCGCAAGCAGGAAACGCTCGACGAAGCGCGCGACCTGAACCTGGGCGACATCTATACAATCGACGCCGCCGAAGCCGTGCGCGGCGCCGATCTGGTGATCATCTGCACGCCTGTGGGTGCCTATCAGGGCGTCATGGAAGCCATCGCGCCCGCGCTGGAGCCGGGCGCCATTCTCTCTGACGTCGGCTCGGTGAAAAAGCACGTGGTCGGCATCATGGCACCGATGGTGCCCAAGGGCGTGAGCCTCATTCCTGGCCACCCGATTGCCGGCACCGAGCATTCCGGCCCGTCCGCAGGCTTCCCTGAGCTCTTCGCCGGTCGCTGGTGCGTGCTGACCCCGGATGCCAATGTCGATCCGGCCCAGACCGAAAAACTCGCCAGCTTCTGGCGCGCCATGGGCAGCCAGGTCGAAAGCATGGATGCCGCCCACCATGACATGGTGCTGGCGATCACCAGCCATATTCCCCATCTTGTGGCCTATAATATTGTCGGCACCGTGGCTGACCTCGAGACCGCCACCCAGTCCGAAGTCATCAAATTCTCGGCCTCGGGCTTCCGCGACTTTACCCGCATTGCCGCTTCCGACCCGGTGATGTGGCGTGACATCTTCCTGACCAATCGCGATGCCGTGCTGGAAATGCTCGGCCGTTTTTCGGAAGACTTGTCATCGCTGCAGCGGTCCGTTCGCATGGGCGATGGCGAAGCGCTCGAGGCCATGTTCACCCGCACCCGTGCCATCCGCCGCTCCATCATCTCGGCAGGCCAGGAAACCGCCGCGCCAGACTTCGGCCGCCCGCACGAATCCCCGCCCGCGCCCGAGGCCAGGCTCGTGCGGGAACATGGCGGCGGCGAAGACTCCTAG
- a CDS encoding VOC family protein — MPKNTICIWYDTQAEEAANFYAQTFPDTKITGVHKAPSDNPSNKEGQVLTVEFTVFGIPCLGLNGGPVFKHTEAFSFQIATDDQEETDRYWNAIVGNGGEESQCGWCRDKWGISWQITPKALTEAMMAGGDEAKRAFEAMMKMKKIDVAAIEAARRG, encoded by the coding sequence ATTCCCAAGAACACCATCTGTATCTGGTACGATACCCAGGCCGAGGAAGCTGCCAACTTCTATGCGCAGACCTTTCCCGACACCAAGATAACCGGCGTCCATAAGGCGCCGAGCGACAATCCATCCAACAAGGAAGGGCAGGTGCTGACGGTCGAATTCACCGTGTTCGGCATTCCCTGCCTGGGGCTCAACGGCGGGCCAGTCTTCAAGCATACCGAAGCCTTTTCCTTCCAGATCGCGACAGATGATCAGGAAGAGACAGACCGCTACTGGAATGCCATCGTTGGCAATGGCGGTGAGGAAAGCCAGTGCGGTTGGTGCCGCGACAAGTGGGGCATTTCCTGGCAGATCACGCCCAAGGCGCTGACAGAAGCCATGATGGCGGGCGGTGACGAGGCCAAGCGCGCCTTCGAGGCGATGATGAAAATGAAAAAGATCGACGTTGCGGCAATCGAGGCCGCACGGCGGGGCTAA
- a CDS encoding DUF2125 domain-containing protein, with translation MKKRIIILLCVVVAVVGLWSAAWVVLAGMVKQNIDLLAQADGVETPRVTCETLNISGFPFRFDADCVNARIVSGDVVVDVPGIRASIRVYAPTHLLASALGPLQFSDNFTGTRNGVTWSTLEASVRLDNWRIARASVSAKDVVWSDTLFGNAVIAQSPLAEVHLFDIPEQHDAKRHVAALAGYARANNLSYPGMTLTDTNAEVQLEMSGLPDDVRNWGDPMLLPAIQQAGGRLNVVSIHATDGNSTLDASGEIGIDDQALLDGQLAISSTGVAERIGPMIEEPWRTLVLGTPGQDGVYTNQLTFKAGAVFSGLVPIASVPPLY, from the coding sequence ATGAAAAAACGAATCATCATCCTGCTCTGTGTCGTCGTCGCCGTTGTGGGCCTGTGGAGCGCCGCCTGGGTGGTGCTGGCCGGCATGGTGAAGCAGAATATCGACCTGCTTGCCCAGGCCGATGGTGTCGAGACGCCCAGGGTGACCTGCGAGACGCTCAACATCAGCGGCTTCCCCTTCCGCTTCGATGCCGATTGCGTCAATGCGCGAATCGTCAGCGGTGATGTGGTGGTGGATGTGCCGGGCATTCGCGCCAGCATCCGCGTCTATGCGCCGACGCATCTGCTGGCCTCAGCGCTTGGCCCGTTGCAGTTCAGCGACAATTTCACCGGCACGCGCAATGGGGTGACCTGGTCGACCCTCGAAGCCAGCGTGCGGCTCGACAATTGGCGCATCGCCCGCGCCTCTGTTTCGGCCAAGGATGTGGTGTGGAGCGATACGCTGTTCGGCAATGCGGTCATCGCGCAAAGCCCGCTGGCCGAAGTGCATCTGTTCGATATTCCCGAGCAGCATGACGCCAAGCGCCATGTGGCGGCTTTGGCCGGCTATGCGCGGGCCAATAATCTGAGTTATCCGGGCATGACGCTGACCGACACCAATGCTGAAGTGCAGCTCGAAATGAGCGGCCTGCCGGACGATGTGCGCAATTGGGGCGACCCGATGCTGCTGCCGGCGATCCAGCAGGCGGGCGGTCGGCTCAATGTGGTCTCGATCCATGCCACCGACGGCAATTCCACGCTCGATGCCAGCGGCGAGATTGGGATCGACGATCAGGCATTGCTCGACGGCCAGCTGGCAATTTCCTCGACCGGCGTTGCCGAACGCATCGGTCCGATGATCGAAGAGCCCTGGCGCACCCTGGTGCTGGGCACGCCGGGCCAGGATGGCGTCTATACCAACCAGTTGACCTTCAAGGCTGGCGCGGTGTTTTCGGGTCTCGTGCCGATCGCCAGCGTGCCGCCGCTGTACTAG
- the gloB gene encoding hydroxyacylglutathione hydrolase yields the protein MSLIVDVFPARSDNFGYLVHDVATGRTAAIDAPEAAAIKTALVHRRWTLTDIFITHHHIDHVEAIPELKAEFGARVVGPRAEADKIEGLDELVAGGERVTLGETTFDIYDAPGHTLGQIVFHDKVGKHLFTADALFSLGVGRMFEGTPGPMWEGVKALRELPDDTLVYCGHEYTQSNAKFALSIDPDNTALQKRAAEVDALRIAGKATIPFLLGEDKAANPFLRADAPELAKFYGLEGAAPGEVFAAIRKGKDNF from the coding sequence GTGAGTTTGATCGTCGATGTGTTTCCCGCGCGGAGCGATAATTTCGGCTATCTCGTGCATGACGTTGCCACGGGCCGCACTGCCGCGATCGATGCGCCGGAAGCGGCTGCCATCAAGACTGCGCTGGTCCATCGCCGCTGGACGCTGACCGATATCTTCATCACCCACCACCATATCGACCATGTGGAAGCCATTCCCGAACTCAAGGCCGAGTTCGGTGCGCGCGTGGTCGGTCCGCGCGCCGAGGCCGACAAGATCGAGGGGCTGGACGAGTTGGTCGCCGGTGGCGAGAGGGTGACGCTGGGCGAAACCACTTTCGACATCTATGACGCGCCGGGTCACACGCTGGGCCAGATCGTTTTTCACGACAAGGTCGGCAAGCATCTGTTCACCGCCGATGCGCTGTTTTCGCTGGGTGTCGGACGCATGTTCGAAGGTACGCCCGGTCCGATGTGGGAAGGGGTGAAGGCCTTGCGCGAATTGCCGGACGACACGCTGGTCTATTGCGGCCACGAATATACCCAGAGCAATGCGAAATTCGCGCTGTCGATCGATCCAGACAACACGGCGCTGCAGAAGCGTGCAGCCGAAGTCGATGCCCTGCGCATCGCCGGCAAGGCGACCATTCCCTTCCTCCTTGGCGAGGACAAGGCAGCCAATCCGTTCCTGCGCGCCGATGCGCCGGAGCTGGCCAAATTCTATGGTCTTGAAGGCGCCGCTCCCGGCGAGGTCTTTGCGGCGATCCGCAAGGGCAAGGACAACTTCTAG
- a CDS encoding polyprenyl synthetase family protein, translating into MYDFSAEIADCARAVETGLGQHLDAAQLSGPGPAADRVVAAMRHGALEGGKRLRPLLVRQAAAIFHIPPAQSLIPGLAVEMVHCYSLVHDDLPAMDDDDLRRGRPTVHKAYDEATAILAGDALLTHAFGLLADPQCHPDPAIRIRLVTELVAGSGVGGMVGGQMRDIEGEKGGFSGDDISTMQAMKTGALIRASVRMGAILGGADPRALSVLTAYAEAAGRAFQLADDILDVTATPEAMGKATGKDAHAGKQTLVAQLGLEGARARLNQIVNEALSALRTFGPKADGLRATARYFASREN; encoded by the coding sequence ATGTATGATTTTTCCGCCGAAATCGCCGATTGCGCCCGTGCCGTGGAAACCGGATTGGGCCAGCATCTCGATGCGGCGCAGCTTTCGGGCCCCGGCCCGGCCGCCGATCGCGTGGTGGCTGCCATGCGCCATGGTGCCCTCGAAGGCGGCAAGCGCCTGCGTCCACTGCTGGTGCGCCAGGCGGCAGCGATTTTTCACATTCCGCCCGCCCAGTCCCTGATCCCCGGCCTCGCTGTCGAAATGGTGCATTGCTACTCGCTGGTCCATGACGACCTGCCCGCCATGGATGACGACGATCTGCGCCGCGGCCGGCCCACTGTGCACAAGGCCTATGATGAGGCCACAGCCATCCTCGCTGGCGACGCGCTCCTCACCCATGCCTTCGGCCTGCTTGCTGATCCGCAGTGTCACCCCGACCCCGCCATTCGCATTCGCCTCGTGACCGAACTGGTCGCCGGCTCGGGCGTCGGTGGCATGGTTGGCGGGCAGATGCGTGACATCGAGGGCGAAAAGGGCGGCTTTTCCGGTGATGACATTTCCACCATGCAGGCGATGAAGACCGGCGCACTGATCCGCGCCAGCGTCCGCATGGGGGCTATCCTGGGCGGCGCCGACCCCCGCGCCCTCTCGGTGCTGACCGCCTATGCCGAAGCCGCCGGCCGGGCCTTCCAGCTGGCCGATGACATTCTCGACGTTACCGCCACGCCCGAGGCCATGGGCAAGGCGACCGGCAAGGATGCCCATGCCGGCAAGCAGACGCTGGTGGCACAGCTCGGCCTCGAGGGCGCCCGCGCCCGATTGAACCAAATCGTCAACGAAGCCCTTTCAGCCCTGCGTACCTTTGGCCCCAAGGCCGACGGCCTGCGCGCCACGGCGAGATATTTCGCCAGCCGGGAGAACTGA
- a CDS encoding YbaK/EbsC family protein has product MSLQSVQADLAARAPDLSVIVTEASTATVQLAAEVHGVEPGQIAKTLCIRVKDEEILLVTRGDARLDNQKSKSAFGGRPRMLGAEDVLRLTSHQVGGVCPFGLPQPLPIYLDVSIRTYAEMLPAGGDTHASVRLTVERLAELCGNKWVDACLPPQS; this is encoded by the coding sequence ATGTCCCTCCAGTCCGTCCAGGCAGACCTTGCCGCCCGCGCGCCTGATCTCTCCGTCATCGTCACCGAAGCGTCGACTGCCACCGTGCAACTGGCTGCCGAAGTACATGGCGTCGAACCCGGCCAGATCGCCAAGACACTCTGCATCCGCGTCAAGGACGAGGAAATTCTTCTCGTGACCCGTGGCGATGCCCGGCTCGACAATCAGAAATCCAAATCCGCCTTTGGCGGTCGCCCGCGCATGCTGGGCGCCGAAGACGTGCTGCGCCTGACCAGCCATCAGGTTGGCGGCGTCTGCCCCTTCGGCCTGCCGCAGCCGCTGCCGATCTATCTCGACGTATCGATCAGGACCTATGCGGAAATGCTGCCCGCTGGCGGCGACACACATGCCTCGGTGCGGCTGACGGTGGAGCGCCTGGCCGAGCTCTGCGGCAATAAATGGGTCGATGCCTGCCTGCCGCCGCAAAGCTGA
- a CDS encoding transglycosylase domain-containing protein encodes MARKAKGIWRLLRPLALIVATLVAIPVVLTPVYLVVDPISVPMIERYLTGRPVVREWRDIGDISDRLKASVILSEDGQFCRHWGVDFGALREEVERYIEGEDARGASTITMQVSRNLFLWNSPSVIRKALEVPLALYVDLVLPKHRIMEIYLNIAEWGPEGQFGVAAGAQRAFGVEPQNLDWRTATLLVTALPNPMLRQPGRPSQGMLRIAGIIEGRVMEYGTRANCVGEGGSLSL; translated from the coding sequence ATGGCGCGCAAAGCAAAAGGCATCTGGCGGCTCCTCCGCCCCCTGGCACTGATCGTGGCGACACTCGTGGCCATTCCCGTCGTACTGACGCCGGTCTATCTGGTGGTCGATCCGATCTCGGTGCCGATGATCGAGCGCTATCTGACCGGGCGGCCGGTGGTGCGCGAATGGCGCGATATCGGCGACATTTCCGATCGGCTCAAGGCCTCGGTGATCCTCTCCGAAGATGGCCAGTTCTGCCGGCATTGGGGCGTCGATTTCGGCGCGCTGCGCGAAGAGGTCGAGCGCTATATAGAGGGCGAAGATGCGCGTGGTGCCTCGACGATCACCATGCAGGTGTCGCGCAATCTCTTCCTCTGGAACAGCCCCAGCGTGATCCGCAAGGCACTGGAAGTGCCGCTGGCACTTTATGTAGACTTGGTGCTGCCCAAGCACCGGATCATGGAGATCTATCTCAACATTGCCGAATGGGGCCCCGAGGGGCAATTCGGCGTGGCGGCAGGTGCGCAGCGTGCCTTCGGCGTGGAACCGCAAAACCTTGACTGGCGTACCGCGACCTTGCTGGTCACCGCGCTGCCCAATCCCATGCTGCGCCAGCCGGGCCGGCCGTCGCAGGGCATGTTGCGGATTGCCGGGATCATCGAGGGCCGCGTGATGGAATATGGCACGCGCGCCAATTGCGTTGGCGAGGGCGGCAGCTTGTCGCTTTAA
- a CDS encoding MOSC domain-containing protein: protein MATLLSINRGTAQHIEGYRPLTGIVKLPQPSAEIGKLGLAGDAICDRKHHGGVDQAIYIYFADDYQFWANELDRRIEPGTFGDNLTISGIEGRNVAVGDRFAIGPVVLEVTSHRTPCMTFAAHMGDRTFVKRFHRAGRPGAYCRVITPGTIETGMDVTLTPYDGERLTVAALMALDGKRQLEPDFMRRALTAPIHYKMRADYEDKLASLF from the coding sequence ATGGCGACCTTGCTCAGCATCAACCGCGGCACGGCCCAGCATATCGAGGGCTATCGGCCGCTGACCGGCATCGTGAAGCTGCCCCAGCCCAGCGCCGAGATCGGAAAACTCGGCCTTGCCGGCGACGCCATCTGCGACCGCAAGCATCACGGCGGCGTCGACCAGGCCATCTATATCTATTTCGCCGACGACTATCAGTTCTGGGCCAATGAACTCGACCGCCGAATCGAGCCGGGCACCTTTGGTGACAATCTCACCATTTCAGGCATCGAGGGCCGCAATGTCGCCGTGGGCGATCGCTTCGCCATAGGTCCGGTTGTTCTCGAAGTGACCTCGCACCGCACGCCCTGCATGACCTTTGCTGCCCATATGGGTGATCGCACCTTCGTCAAGCGCTTCCATCGTGCCGGCCGGCCCGGCGCCTACTGCCGCGTCATTACGCCGGGCACGATCGAAACCGGCATGGACGTAACGCTCACGCCCTATGACGGCGAACGCCTGACGGTCGCCGCGCTGATGGCCCTCGACGGCAAGCGCCAGCTCGAGCCCGATTTCATGCGCCGCGCGCTGACCGCGCCAATTCACTACAAGATGCGCGCCGACTACGAAGACAAACTCGCCAGCCTGTTCTGA
- a CDS encoding gamma-glutamylcyclotransferase — protein MDDLQATATHWVFGYGSLIWNPGFAHVSAQQGLLKGAHRSLSIVSHHHRGTVERPGLVFGLSRGGSCRGMVFEVADRDWADVYAYLQAREQVTSVYRDVMRPVRLADGRTVSALAFLVDERHEQFAGNLTVEQQLAMVRAGVGISGRNVDYVLNTVRHLGELGIHDRQLMALADLLVAEEEAA, from the coding sequence ATGGATGATTTGCAAGCGACAGCGACCCATTGGGTCTTCGGCTATGGTTCCCTGATCTGGAATCCGGGCTTTGCCCATGTTTCGGCGCAGCAGGGCCTGCTCAAGGGTGCCCATCGCAGCCTGTCCATCGTATCCCACCACCATCGCGGCACAGTCGAGCGCCCAGGCCTGGTCTTCGGCCTGTCGCGAGGCGGCTCCTGCCGCGGCATGGTCTTCGAAGTTGCCGACCGCGACTGGGCGGACGTCTATGCCTATCTCCAGGCGCGCGAACAGGTAACCTCGGTCTATCGTGACGTCATGCGTCCTGTCCGCTTGGCCGATGGCCGCACCGTCTCGGCACTCGCCTTCCTCGTCGATGAGCGCCATGAACAATTCGCCGGCAACCTGACTGTCGAGCAGCAACTCGCCATGGTCCGTGCCGGCGTCGGCATTTCCGGCCGCAATGTAGACTATGTGCTCAACACCGTTCGCCATCTGGGTGAACTGGGCATTCACGACCGCCAGCTCATGGCACTGGCCGATCTGCTTGTGGCCGAGGAAGAAGCCGCTTAA
- a CDS encoding class I SAM-dependent methyltransferase: MTADVTRLIAYYKSPLGRISRALVREQVMGLAEDVSGKRVLGLGFATPFLRFALEKAERVLAFMPARQGASAWPREGPSHTVLCDPLEMPLTDAAVDLTIAIHALEHVADAEELMRELWRITAPNGQLIIVVPRRRGIWAQRDNTPFGQGNPYSGGQLDRLLRDHSFIPEAWRDGLFLPPMQSSLVLKSTRLIERTGRLFGPAMSGVICVRARKEAFPAVPRRKREERFVRVPSLNTATARQG; the protein is encoded by the coding sequence ATGACAGCCGACGTCACGCGCCTCATCGCCTATTACAAGTCGCCCCTCGGCCGCATTTCGCGCGCCCTGGTGCGTGAACAGGTGATGGGCCTCGCCGAGGATGTCTCGGGCAAGCGCGTGCTGGGCCTCGGCTTTGCCACGCCATTTTTACGCTTTGCTCTGGAAAAGGCCGAACGCGTCCTCGCCTTCATGCCGGCCCGCCAGGGCGCCTCGGCCTGGCCGCGCGAGGGTCCGAGCCATACCGTGCTCTGCGACCCGCTCGAAATGCCGCTGACCGATGCCGCCGTGGACCTCACCATCGCCATCCATGCGCTCGAACATGTCGCCGATGCCGAGGAACTGATGCGCGAACTCTGGCGCATCACCGCGCCCAATGGCCAGCTCATCATCGTCGTGCCACGCCGCCGGGGTATCTGGGCGCAGCGCGACAATACCCCTTTCGGTCAGGGCAATCCCTATTCAGGCGGCCAGCTCGATCGCCTGCTGCGCGACCATAGTTTCATCCCCGAAGCCTGGCGCGACGGCCTTTTCCTGCCGCCCATGCAAAGTTCACTAGTGCTCAAATCCACGCGCCTCATCGAACGCACCGGACGCCTCTTCGGACCAGCCATGAGCGGGGTCATCTGCGTGCGTGCCCGCAAGGAGGCTTTTCCTGCCGTGCCGCGCCGCAAGCGCGAGGAACGTTTCGTTCGCGTGCCCAGCCTCAACACGGCCACCGCTCGGCAAGGCTAG
- the ispG gene encoding flavodoxin-dependent (E)-4-hydroxy-3-methylbut-2-enyl-diphosphate synthase, with protein MAGPAARRHSVGVHVGGVQVGGGAPVVVQSMTNTDTADIDATVKQVMQLARAGSEIVRITVDRDESAAAVPIIRDRLAFMGYDVPLVGDFHYIGHKLLTDHPACAEALAKYRINPGNVGFKAKRDTQFSTLIDIANRHNKPVRIGVNWGSLDEELLTKLMDENAVSEAPISAAAVQREAIIQSALLSARRAEELGMGRDKIILSTKVSDVQHLISVYQDLAARCDYALHLGLTEAGMGTKGVVASSAALGILLQQGIGDTIRISLTPEPGGDRTTEVRVAQELLQTMGFRQFLPVVAACPGCGRTTSTTFQTLAKDIQDHLNVSMPEWRERYPGVETLTVAVMGCVVNGPGESKHANIGISLPGTGETPAAPVFIDGEKATTLRGADVADQFKVMVADYIERKFGQGQKTAAE; from the coding sequence ATGGCGGGTCCCGCGGCACGCAGGCATTCGGTTGGGGTTCATGTCGGCGGCGTCCAGGTGGGCGGCGGCGCGCCTGTCGTCGTGCAGTCGATGACCAACACCGACACGGCCGATATCGATGCGACGGTGAAGCAGGTCATGCAACTGGCGCGCGCCGGTTCGGAAATCGTCCGCATCACCGTCGATCGCGACGAGTCGGCCGCAGCTGTGCCGATCATCCGTGATCGTCTGGCCTTCATGGGCTATGATGTGCCGCTGGTTGGGGATTTCCACTATATCGGCCACAAGCTGCTCACCGATCATCCGGCCTGTGCCGAGGCGCTGGCGAAATATCGCATCAATCCGGGCAATGTCGGCTTCAAGGCCAAGCGCGACACGCAGTTTTCGACACTGATCGATATTGCCAATCGCCATAACAAGCCGGTGCGCATCGGGGTGAACTGGGGTTCGCTCGACGAAGAACTGCTCACCAAATTGATGGACGAAAATGCCGTCTCGGAAGCCCCGATTTCGGCCGCGGCGGTGCAGCGCGAGGCGATCATCCAGTCGGCACTGCTGAGTGCCCGTCGCGCCGAAGAGCTGGGCATGGGCCGCGACAAGATCATCCTCTCGACCAAGGTTTCGGACGTCCAGCATCTAATCTCGGTCTATCAGGATCTGGCGGCGCGCTGTGACTATGCGCTGCATCTGGGCCTCACCGAAGCGGGCATGGGCACAAAGGGCGTTGTGGCGTCGTCGGCCGCGCTGGGCATCCTGCTACAGCAGGGGATCGGCGACACGATCCGCATTTCACTGACACCCGAGCCGGGCGGCGATCGCACGACGGAAGTCAGGGTGGCGCAGGAATTGCTGCAGACCATGGGCTTCCGCCAGTTCCTGCCGGTCGTGGCGGCTTGCCCCGGTTGCGGTCGTACCACATCGACCACCTTCCAGACTCTGGCCAAGGACATCCAGGACCATCTCAACGTCTCGATGCCGGAATGGCGCGAGCGCTATCCGGGCGTCGAGACGCTGACGGTTGCGGTGATGGGCTGTGTGGTCAACGGGCCGGGCGAAAGCAAGCATGCCAATATCGGCATTTCGCTGCCCGGCACCGGTGAGACGCCCGCTGCGCCAGTGTTCATCGACGGCGAGAAGGCAACGACGCTGCGTGGCGCCGATGTGGCCGACCAGTTCAAGGTGATGGTCGCCGATTACATCGAGCGCAAATTCGGCCAGGGCCAGAAAACGGCAGCGGAATGA